From Macaca fascicularis isolate 582-1 chromosome 14, T2T-MFA8v1.1, a single genomic window includes:
- the LOC102117275 gene encoding putative caspase recruitment domain-containing protein 17P isoform X2 has protein sequence MADKVLKEKRKLLIRSMGEGTINGLLDELLETRVLNQEEMEKVKRENATVMDKARALLDSVIRKGAPACHICITYFCEEDSHLAGTLGFSAGPTSGNHLTTQDSQVVLPSFLGRT, from the exons ATGGCCG ACAAGGTcctgaaggagaagagaaagctgTTAATCCGTTCCATGGGTGAAGGCACAATAAATGGCTTACTGGATGAATTATTAGAGACAAGGGttctgaaccaggaagaaatggagaaagtaaAACGTGAAAATGCTACGGTCATGGATAAGGCCCGAGCTCTGCTTGACTCTGTTATTCGGAAAGGGGCTCCGGCATGCCATATTTGCATCACATACTTTTGTGAAGAAGACAGTCACCTGGCAGGGACGCTGGGATTCTCAGCAG GTCCGACATCTGGAAATCACCTTACTACACAAGACTCTCAAGTAGTACTGCCTTCCTTCCTAG GAAGAACCTAA